TGCCCGCATTGGCCGCAGCTTTTGTGATGCCACGTTTTCTCAAGCGGAATTTTCTTCAAACGCCCGAACTTTGTCGATTCTAACGCGTAGGGCTCGGGAACCGGCTGAACGATCCACTCCCCCGCCCTTCCTAGCTCCCAAACGGCTTCTCGAATATCCTCGTCCGGCGCTTCAATCGGATCCCATTGAAAGCTGCGATCCGTCTCCACTGCCATGCCGCCGGATTTGCTCTGTTTGTCAGGGGTTTCCATATTCATCATCCCTTCCTGAACCTAAATTTTGCGGGAAACTTCCCGATTCAGTGGACTTTCTCAAGTCAATATTCCTTAAAAGGAAAGGCCGCTTGCCTCCAATTCCTCGTCCATGATCTCTTCCATGATGTCTGACAATCCTTCATCGAGAGATGAAATAATGTCCAGTGACCCCGTCATTTTCCAAATCGCATAAAGTTCCTGCATCGTGCGTTCCTCCACTTCCCAGGAAGTGCCGGTCGTATGCAGCGTTTCGGGCGGCAGAGCCAGCCGCCACAGATCCAGGTTCTCCGAAACCGCCTTGACCTGCGGTCCCCAATCAGGAAACGCGTCTTCCTGAAGCATATCCGGCGAAACCTGAGTGCCCGTCGTCATAATCTTGTAAATAATCCGGGTATATCCGGCCAAAGCTTCCTTGGTGGTGCGCAATCCGTTTTTCACTGCGACCTCGCGCATGACGGTAATCAAACCGCCGGGATTGTTCTGGCGCGGACAGCGCGTGCACGAAAAGCATTGGGAGCAGTTCCAAACATCGTCATTCAGCTGCTCATAAAAGGTTTCCACATCTTCACGAGCCAACGTTTGGGCGATCTTGCGGGGGGAAAAGTCATAAAAACGCGCTGACGGGCAGGCCGCCACGCAAATCCCGCATTCATAACAACCGTAAAGATAGTCCTCATACCGCGGGTCCGCCTTGACTTCCTCAAATAATCGTTCCTTATCTTCCAAAGGAACCTCTTGATACTTTACGGAAAACACGTACATTCCTCCTTTGCCCGATGTGTTTCCGGCAATCCTGTCATGACCGATTAATACAGAAGGAACTGCTAAAAACTGTTTGCTGCTCTAATGCCGTGCTTGAAATGGCTGTGGCCGAGGAACTTCCCCCTCCTCTCTAGAGTAGTTTGTTAACTTTATCACAAACCTCCAGGGGTATTTGCGGACATGCAGTAAACGCTTACATGAGCCGCAGTATGAAGAGCTTCACATCTACCTCCAGGGGTATTTATGATCGTAAAGTAAAGGTTTACAAACGGCCCTCGGCAAAAAAAGAATTTTAACTGTTGAAAAACCTCCGGGGGTATTTATAAGCCAAAAAATAAATTTTTCAGTATGCCTGCTTTTGATTTTGTGGATTTTCAGGTGGTTTATTTGGGTGAATGTTGTAAAGAAAGGAGTGTGATGGTTAGTTGGTTTGAATTCAAAAAAATTCCAGTGTGATTCTTTCAAATTCATGATAGATAAAGCTATCAAAACCTTGCAGAATTGAATGTGAGAAGTGAGGAGACCATGTGAAGTGAATGTTGCTGTTTTATAACAGCTCCAAATTGTATTATCGTTGAAAACAGATCGTATCCGAACCAAAGAACGACGGTTCACGAAGAAACTCGTAAGACACTGTTTTCTGTACCATTCATTTCCGCTTACTGTTTATTTTATGACTTTTCTGTGAATTTGACAACCAAAAAATAAAAAAAAATGCCGCATCCATCCAGGGCCACATGTGAAAAGATATAAAGAAATCATGATTCCGGGCATTGCGCCGTATCATGATTTTTTTTCGGGATTATGCCCTTCTTCTGTATTTGGCGATCATCGCATCGATGAACAAACCGGCTGCTGCATAAAACAGTATCGTCAGGACATATGTGTAGATCATGCCCATGCTGTGAATATCCCAAAACAACTCAAGAAACCATACCGGAATGCTGACCATATACAATAACATATGATCGGGATCATAACCGAAATAATTGACAACAGTAACGGCTATCGCAAACAATGTCAACCAAAACGTGAATTTCCCGAACACGGATTGACCCCCTCTGATAGATCGTCATGCAGTTACTATTGCCAAATCCATCATAATTATTCCGAAGACAGCATAAAGTGCGAATTTCTCCATTCAGACGGATTGATGAATTAACCGCAAAAATCTAATCATATTCCTGGTTTTATCAGCGGTGCAGTGACATCCCTTTTCCGGAATAACGATTGAATTGAATAAATATTCACGATCTTGCTTTCGTCGGACAGACTCCCAGTGCTTTTTTCGGGCATTTCACGTATAATGGTCTATTATCATTTAAGGGTGATCGAATTGCAAGCATACGAAGCTTTGGAAATCTATCAGCTCAAAGCGCTGAAAATTTCCTGGAACGGCAGCTTGATTGATCTTGAATTCCGGTCGGCGCAGTTGTTCATAGACTTATCCGAATACGATTTGAGCTGGTTTGTCGATGCCAGCTATTTGAACAATGATGAGTTTTTGCAGGCCCTGTCCCGTTCCATCGACATCAAAGTTATGATTTATGCGGAAACGATGGAAGGCATGCAGCTTTCCGGTTTAGGCTACATGCATCCCAATCTGCCTGTATCCTGCGCTTCGATCAAAGGCGACGGCGTTTTGTTCGGTTACGAAGAAATGAAAAGGAACGAGTAAGCGGCTCAATGCGGTCTCGTATTCATTTCAAAAATCCATACTTTTCCTTGATTGTCCAATCCGAAATCAAAGCCCAGCTGTTCCATCAGCGGGTACTGCCGCAAGAAAATATCCTTGCAGAGATAGGCAAGTTTCTTCATTTCCTGTTTCTTTGCGGAAACATTCAAGCTTGGAAGTGAACGCCTGATTGCTTCTTTCGAAGTCAAAAGAGTTCCCCCGCTGCATAAATTCGTTACGAAAAGTCCCTCCTTCGCCAACCTACCGACGACTGAACGAGTCACCCATTTATCTCCGTGTTTTGCGATCTTGACGCGGTAATCCAGCGGCCTTCCGTCGATTTGGGCCAATCGGATTCCCTGCTGAACCAAATATTCCCTCCGTCTCATCAGTTTTCTGACAGCCTCAACCAGAGAGGAGAATGCGGCAATTCTCCGCTGACGGTGACTGTGCTTCAACAAATAGTTCTCATTCTGCCGCTCGATGAGAATGATCCCGCTCCCTCCGGTTCCGACATTCGGTTTGAGCACAACCAGTCCATAGCTGGACAGCATGGATCTCAAATTCTCTTGCGAATATTTTCGCGTTTCAGGGATGTGGGGAATCACCCGTTCGTCCTGCATCAGTACTTGTGTTTTGAGCCATTTGCTGGCAATTGATGTTGCCTGATTCAACACAAAACATCCCCCTTCTGCTAATATTCCTATTAGCAATCTATGTCCGGGGGATGTCTGATTCCTGTTTGTTTGTACGCGTACACACACCTTATTTTCCCAACGCTGCGGTGGAGCTCTGCTCCGAAGCGATACGCTCCTGCTTTACCGCGGGGATCTTGGCCGTGTTCTCGGGTTGGTATCTTCTGAGAAGCTCCTTTCTCGACATGACGATGATTTTCGGCACCAGCATTTCGCTTTTGCTCTGAAGCCTTTGGCTCCCCTGCGGATGAACGACGCTCAATAGAATCCGCAAATACCACTTGCTCAAAACGGCAAAAACCCCTTTGGGCAGATCAAGCACGGTGAATCCGAAATTGGCGGGTCCCCGATTGATCATGCTGATTCCATACAAACCCTTCACATCCGAATAATCAGGATCGTTCAAAATAAAGTCGGCGACTTTGGGCATTGTTCGTTCCATTTCCCGTATCAAGCCGATCGCCAAATGCATTGACGTTCTGGCGCTTCTTCCCATGCTGTACAGCATCCGATTGTCCAAATGAAGCTCCGCCACGCGGTTGCCCGATTGAATCCGTTCTCCATCGGGCAATTCGAGAGTTTTGCCGTCGTATTTGCGGATTCGCAGATGCAGAAATCGGGTATCCCGATCCACGCATTGGACCTGAAACAAAAAGTGAAACAGCGATTCCCACTTCATCCACAAAAATACCACGGCGGTTCTGTAAAAACTGCGCTCCCGAACGGCAAAATCATTGCTGTCCCGCAGCATATCATCGATTCTCAAAAACTTGTATCCTTTCGGAACCAGCTCCTCGATAAACTCCTTCAAGGCCAGCAGCATTTGCCCGGGGGCATCCTGATAGGCCCCGAAGGTTTCTCCGCTGTCGTGCAGCAGGATCACTTCGCCGCTGCGCAGCCGTTTGAGCAGACGTTTTTTGAGCTTGGTTTTGTGAGAGTGTTTCCACCAATCACCGACAATTCGGGACCATAGGATCAGCCGAAACTTGCGGATGGTCAAAAAATCAAACAAATTAATGATTCCCCACGGAGGTCTGTAATATATCGGCCTTTCCCCGGTAATTCGCTCGACGATTTCCGACGATTGCTCGATCTGTCTGCGGACCTGTTTCGGCAGCATCAACCAATTGGATTTATGTTCGTAATTGTGGATGCCGATCAAATGTCCTTCCTCATGCATGCGCCGAATCAAATCGGCATGCTTTTCGGCATTTTTGCCGACAACAAAGAAGGTGACCTTGATGTCGTATTCTTTGAGCAAATCCAATAATTGCGCAGTGTATTTCTCATCCGGACCGTCATCGAACGTCAGGGCGAGTTCGTTGTTCCCGCTCCCTCTTTTAAAAGCCCGGTAGCCGAATAATCGGATCAAGAGACCCGGGATGAAAGCATAGACGGTCAGCAAGAAAAACAACAGCCACATCGTCATTTTCCCCAAAGTCATCCCTACTTTCCTGCTCTCTAATTATTGCAAAAAAATGAAGAATCCTGTCACCTCTAAAGCATCTCTACTAAATTATAGCACCTTTTTCCCAGCTGAAAATCGGTAAAATGAACATCACCGCTCCTAACATATATATGCCTGAACCCATATAAAAATAGTTGTCTTTTCTATTTTCGAGAAAATCCTTTGACTTTCCTGCCTTCCGGGTGATTTGTCCGCATCGTCCCGACTCGAAAACGGATAAAGTGAGCGTCGCGAAAAAATTTAAAGATTATGTTAATCGTCAGAATGAATATGGTAAACTACAGAAGGATTGATAACAGCGGACAAAGGAGCCAATTGCATGAAGGAATTAAAAATGAAAATTTGGACGGCAATTGACCGGGAAGCGGCAAGGTTTGAAGACGCTGCGCTGTTTATCGGAAACCATCCCGAAATGGGCAACGAGGAATTCCTGGCATCTCAAAGATTAATTGGAGAGCTGGAAAGCCTTGGCTTTGCTGTGGAAAAGGAAGTGCTTGGCTTGAAGACGGCGTTTATCGCCTCCTATGCTGCGGAAAAGCCGGGTCCGACCATCGCCCTGCTCAGTGAATTCGACGCGCTTCCCGATTTGGGACACGCCTGCGGCCACCATCTGATCAGCGGCATGAGTCTTGCTGCGGCGGCCGGCCTTAGAGCGGTGCTTGATGAAATCGGCGGAACGCTTCGAGTTTACGGCACGCCTGCCGAGGAAACCAAGGGGGCGAAAGTGCCGATGTCCGAAGCGGGGTTGTTCGACGACGTGGATTTTGCGCTGATGGCCCACCCATATCATTCGTACGAAGCGTCCGGAACCTCTCTGGCCATGGATGCGATCCAATTCG
This sequence is a window from Ferviditalea candida. Protein-coding genes within it:
- a CDS encoding polysaccharide deacetylase family protein; this encodes MTLGKMTMWLLFFLLTVYAFIPGLLIRLFGYRAFKRGSGNNELALTFDDGPDEKYTAQLLDLLKEYDIKVTFFVVGKNAEKHADLIRRMHEEGHLIGIHNYEHKSNWLMLPKQVRRQIEQSSEIVERITGERPIYYRPPWGIINLFDFLTIRKFRLILWSRIVGDWWKHSHKTKLKKRLLKRLRSGEVILLHDSGETFGAYQDAPGQMLLALKEFIEELVPKGYKFLRIDDMLRDSNDFAVRERSFYRTAVVFLWMKWESLFHFLFQVQCVDRDTRFLHLRIRKYDGKTLELPDGERIQSGNRVAELHLDNRMLYSMGRSARTSMHLAIGLIREMERTMPKVADFILNDPDYSDVKGLYGISMINRGPANFGFTVLDLPKGVFAVLSKWYLRILLSVVHPQGSQRLQSKSEMLVPKIIVMSRKELLRRYQPENTAKIPAVKQERIASEQSSTAALGK
- a CDS encoding YheC/YheD family protein: MLNQATSIASKWLKTQVLMQDERVIPHIPETRKYSQENLRSMLSSYGLVVLKPNVGTGGSGIILIERQNENYLLKHSHRQRRIAAFSSLVEAVRKLMRRREYLVQQGIRLAQIDGRPLDYRVKIAKHGDKWVTRSVVGRLAKEGLFVTNLCSGGTLLTSKEAIRRSLPSLNVSAKKQEMKKLAYLCKDIFLRQYPLMEQLGFDFGLDNQGKVWIFEMNTRPH
- a CDS encoding 4Fe-4S dicluster domain-containing protein, whose protein sequence is MFSVKYQEVPLEDKERLFEEVKADPRYEDYLYGCYECGICVAACPSARFYDFSPRKIAQTLAREDVETFYEQLNDDVWNCSQCFSCTRCPRQNNPGGLITVMREVAVKNGLRTTKEALAGYTRIIYKIMTTGTQVSPDMLQEDAFPDWGPQVKAVSENLDLWRLALPPETLHTTGTSWEVEERTMQELYAIWKMTGSLDIISSLDEGLSDIMEEIMDEELEASGLSF